In the genome of Excalfactoria chinensis isolate bCotChi1 chromosome 20, bCotChi1.hap2, whole genome shotgun sequence, the window GTTACCACTTTCTTTGGGAAAGGAGACTATGCTACCTGGCTCCAGGAAATACCATTCCCTACTTTGGACACACGGTGCCCACACAATCTCTTTACTAGCTCACAGAGAACAGAACTCTGGCAATAAGCCCAGGCCTTCGTCAATGTTTTCAGGTTCCTGCTAATACGTGCTAAGATTTGAAATGGGAGACCCATCAAAGTGCTTTTGAGAGATGCTGCCACGATCCATTAGTTTTCTATCCGTTTATTAAACTTTAAATGGCAGTAGCCGCTAACGAGTTCTATGTTTCCTCAACATTTCCTGTTACTGACAGGACTGAGAAAGCAGTCACTCCACCCACTTAAATAACTAAGTGGCCCTTCATAAGAAGTGGGTCTAAGGTTTGGAAACTTAAGTCTATGAATGAATTTTGGATTGTTAAAAAAAGCTCTGGCTCTCAGGAATTTTCCTGTGTGAAGTGCTATGGAAGTTTGTGGCTCTGTACCTATTTGGAAACCCTTTGGAAATACACCAATCTACCAAAAGCAGAGAGAATACAAACACAGAtgatttgtaaagaaaatacattgcCAACATGATGGAAACTGGGTAGCAGCACGCAAGTAAAATGAAACTCTTCTTGAATATTCTGCAAAGCCCTGTTTGTGTCCAATGCTGTCACCCACACCCCCTTATCCTTATCTTTTTGGAACCCACCTGATCATCAGCAATTGCTTTAGCAAAACGAGCACAATCTAGCTGTAGATAAATATCTGTCAGCTGGTCCAACAGCTTCTTTGGTTCAAACCCATATTTCTCAGGGTTTTCAACTTTTAGGTCACGGCACTTCGGGCCGCAGAGTTGCTGTAAGTTAAAGTTCAACATAGCAGCCAATCGTGGTCCAAGTTCCTACAAGAGCAAAGTAAAACAGACCATAGCACAAAGGCAGTAATAACACATTATCATCACATTTGTATGCAGCAAGATCAGGAATTATTAACCCATATAACTATCATTTGATAGGATTGCAAAGTGCCTTTTCTCTGGGCACGCTCTCCATTAAAAATACAAGTAATGCAAACAGCTCTAGCCTATAAGGATCATACCACCTCAATGACTCAAGTAATAAATAGGTAATTTCAAGAGCAAATAGATTTCAATGGAGCTGGAAttggagaaagaggaagagaagggagacaAAGGGCCACCAAACATTTCCAAGACATTTCCCAAGAGAAAAGCTGTTAGAGAAGCTAGGAACTAAGTTAAATCTGAGTTGGACTTACAGGTCTGAGAAAAGGCTTTTGAACCTGCTTGGTAAGGATATGGAACATATCAACAGTTTCTGTTGCTAGGGCAAGATATGAACGAGAAACACGCTCATCCTGAGCCAGCTGTGACTGCCGAGCCTGCTGCTGATCCTAGGAAAGAAATATTCAGTGGTTACAAGGTTAAATTCATAGAATTTCCATCCTCGTCAACAATCAAGAATCAAAACCTTAATAGCCACACTGCCAACACAAACTGTGCAGGCAGAAGTACACACTGCAATTTAATTCAGTGTGATACATTTTGAACTTGAAACACAGCTTACTTTTCCTACCTATTACTGGAGAAAAGGCTGCACTAAGGATTCTCAGAATTCTGCAACACTAAGGATGAATAGCAGTGCTATTACAGAAGCCCAAGCTCTGTAAGTCTGCTTACATCCCAGATCGACTCCTCACAACTACAAAACCAGGTTATGATTCCTTTCCATCCAAATGCCAATACTTGAAGAGCAGCTTGAAATCTGAATCAATTAAGTTCTTCCTAGTTTGTGTACCACTGTAAGTAAACCCATCACACTGGAACAATCTGCAGGTTACATAGCAGCCCATTTTGTCACTACAGTAATGGCTTTACCTCACTAGCAGGCACCAACAGGAACAGAGGCTTCACAAGAACAAACCAGAATAAACTTAACAAACGAgatctttgcattttcttttaaatcaataACCTTAAAATCAAAATACCTGACATGGGTGAGTCAATACACACATTATTGTTTAATCAGGCTAAAGTCTGAGCTGCAGTACTTTAATAGGCTGTGACAAAGCTACGCGGGATCAAtgcattaacaaaataaaagcatcattttcttgtAGTCAATTCAACTTGCAAACAACTTCCAAAACCTCCTTCAAAAACATTTAAGTCTTAATTTCTCCATGTAGGTTTTTAAGTGCACATCAATCTAAAGCTTTTTAGCATTTCCACTTCACACAGCACTGTTTGCTAGCCACAATATATCTGTGCAGAAGGAtggtgcttttttctttgcagaatgtCATCCAGAGTGACCACAGCCATAATGGcagcaagaaaaagcattcagGACTGCTTCTCATGAGCAGCAAGAGTGCTGCCTCttatttaaaaaccaaaaccaaaaacccaatggtcttgcattaaaaaattaaaaggaaataaagggcactttgaaaaacagctctgtttACCCTGGGCAGCAGGTCCCATTGTTCTTTATTCTTCATCTCCTCTTGCACTTCATGGATACGTTTTAAGGATTCCAGACTCTCATCCAGCAAGAAAGTTGTGTCATTTATCAGCATGTTGATGTAGCGAACAAACTGCTTCCCAGAGCTGAAAACATTGAAACACAGTTATCACTGCAAAGTAGACGGgtgtgcagagcaggctgcaaCCCTAGCAACACACCTGCTGCACTGTATATTCTGAACAATCACCCCATTCTCCAAGCCAAGCTGATCATGGTGTCCAGAACTCAGCATTTAGAAACACCAGTTCTAGTAGAAGCGCTGCCATTGAAAACACAATGGAAAGTGGCATCACCCATTCCCAATGGCAATGGCCTCCTCCGCAGTTTGCATGACAGTAAGTAGCACCACACACAATTTCTTACTCACTTGAACTCTTCCATAAATGTACCATGGTGAGCTATATTCTGCCAGAGGCTTTTGAAAATGGTGCTGATGTGGTAGCGGATTGTAAACTTGTCATAGAATTCACTAGTTGCTCCAGTATGCTCAacatctgaaaaagaagaaaaccgAATCCTAGAATGGAAGGTTCTAGAACTGAAAATAAGCTTCCCACCAGGACTGTCCTGCAACATGCTACATCTCTCTCCTACTGTTTTCAATGTGATGACCTTCAAACACCAAGCTTTAAGGGAGAAAATTGAATTGCTGTTCAGAAATTTCCACCTTAACATCTACTTACAGGATCACCGTCCACACTGTAATTAAGAACCAACCTAATCCCATAGGAAAGCATCAGGAAACACACTTTCTGTTGTATTCAACTCCAAAATTTCAATAGCAACAAACTCTGGAAATGCTGGAGCCAAAGTAGTTCTTTCTAGTAATGCAAAGCCATTTAGAAGCATACAGATCTACAGGACTTGCAAAATCACAGTTATAAATCCCAATATTCCCttataaaacaaagcatctttCCAGTTTGGAATCTAAATACCACACAAGCAGTAACCACACCAAGATACAGTGCTAAAGCTGTCCGTGCACAGCGGCCTGTGGCAGGACTCCTGACTGCTGAGCAACAAAGCTACATCTGTCCAAGATCCAAGACCTACCTTGGGtttgatttcttgtttgtttaagtATTATGATACTTACTATTTCCTGTACACTTACATCAATGAATTGCTTACCTGTGTAAAATTTCATTAAGGAGGGGACTAACAATTTAGTGGAGAGAGGATGATTCTCAATCATTTCAAAGAACTTCTGTGTTCGGGGCTGAACGGCTGGATTAGTCATGAACATCACCTCCACCAGCTTGGCTACTAAATAAGGATTTCGGATGTAGTTCTGGTTGCACAGCATCACAACAAGGAACATCACTATGTCCTGAGTACAGGGCTCATAAAGCACCTGAGGAGCATATCTGAAAGGGTAGAGATGAggggaaaaacatgaaaaaaccCAGCCCTGTATTCCAAACAGCATATTTACTGTACACTTTCAGTTGTCTCATTAACAACAGGAAAAGCTTAAGTCATTTTTATCATACTTCCCTGCCTTTCTCTATAGACACGACACCATTACTCTTCCAAGAAGTCTTGCCAGCTGTCCACTAGCAGCTGGATTTTGGCCCCAGTTCCAAACATTCTCTTCTGAAACATGACCGAATCCTCTGCTGCATACTAGCAAATTTGCTATGAGTACCACTACAGCAGCACctcaggaaagcaaaagcaaccaCCCTCCTCCTCATGCACCACAGAACAGTCTGAATTTCAAGGCatgttttcaagaagaaaagtaaccaGCTTCAGAACTCCAGGATTACATCCAAGTAGTATCCACGCCTGTCTGAACAGCTAAAATTAAACCAATGCATTTAATCCCAGTAGATCTGTAATAGAGACAATTCTGCACTACTTAAACCataattattgtttttcatattCTAGTGATAATTAACCCCATCACAAAATTAAAAGGTCTCAAAATCCAAACCATTAAGAAAACTCTTCAGGGCAAAACTGATAGAGAAAACTCCTGAGCTTGCTGCCCTGAGAAGGCAGATCAATATCATGGAATAATTTAGGTTAAAAGGAGGTCAGCTAGGTATTATATCTGCTATATTCCTGCCAACACCATGATCTTACATGTTATTAAACAGCGTGACTGCTACAAAATAGCTAACAAACAACACTCACACCCTAACTTATTCACAGATTTCCTTTAGAAATAACTTTTACTCACtgtacaataaaaaataaaaattcagcaaCATCTTCCACGTAAAACTCTGGCAATGCTGCAAATACCTTCGGAACTTCAAGCGTTAAAGGCAGTTTTATGCTGCGGAATGAAAGatacaacagaaagaacagtgaaATACAAGGGCTAAGTACAAAGCAATGTGAGCTCTCTTACGGAGTTtgcctattaaaaaaataagataaaaggTGCAACAGACTTTTCAGAAAGTCAGTGCCAATGCTTCAGATCCAGTAACCAAATCTGCTTCCCCAACACCCCACATCCCCCCTATTGAACCTTAAACAACAAATAAGACATGTTCTATGCAAGAGTGTATGTGACTGAGAAAAGTAATTAAAGGAACATTTATATAGGAAcacaaagactaaaaaaaaataaaatagaacaacTGAATTTAAGTAGCTAAATAGTTGTGAATAGTTGACCATATGCTGAGTTATCATTGATACAATTGACATGGATTATCCCGATGCTCACTTGGGATAGGCGGGGTCGAGGATACGAAGCATCAGCTGAATCACCATGCCATAGAAATTCAGACATCTCCTGAGAAAGTTCTCATCCAGCAAACCAGCATCTGCACAAGCCTTGCACCTCACCAGTTTCTGCAGAAGATGCAAACAAAAACTAATCCTGGGCAGGACAACATAATAAGATGGCTAACCTTATCCGAACTAACTGAAGTGTTTGTGCATTATGGTAAGTGTACAAAGGCCTAGAGTTCTATCACCATGCATGGACTGCACACAAATCCCTACATTATACTATTGTCTTATTTCTTAGGAATAACGGCTGAGTTAACCTTGGCATTGAGTTTTTAACTCACAATTAATGTTATACAGTATCACGTGCTCCATGAATGCAGCCACAATACACTTCAACAAGCTCAGTTTGTGCGTAGATTCAAAAGTATCCATTTCAAGAAACTCCAGCAGGAAGCTGCATtcaaacattcagaaaaaataaacactgacCGCTTAACAAAGACATTCAGTCACCACCCAAACCACTCACAAACCTTAAGCTGTGTCTTGCAACGTTTTAGCATCTCTCTGTGTCTGGTAGCCAGAGGAGAATCCTTCCATTGactttcattgtttttcagatCTTCAACAGTCCTGAAAACCACATGCAGTGTTTGGTTATCATGACAGAGGGGCTACCCATTGCCATCTGCAAGGCATTAAACCTACTTATCTGCTAAACAGAGAGGAAAGATTGCGAAAAGTGGGGGGGAAAGCTAACTATCTTTATGGAAGTTACTCATCATCACAAGGCAAATAAATGGCTTTCACAAACGCAGATAGGACATCTGCTCAGTGTGCATTCAAGTACCCCGTATAAACTAGCTCCAACATACATGCCTTCAAGAGCTCTTCAGCACTGCACGGAGTCTGCTGCATAGGCAGCATTCTCAACAATtctaaataaggaaaagaagtaatttCCTTTTCGAGCCAAATGTGTAGCTTATTTACAAATAAATCAGcctgtttatttgaaaatattcttgTCTTTAAAGCACACTGACACTTCCTgccctgctttctgcagcttctcagtgTCTTGGCCTGAGTGCACTTTtagaacaaaaaatgaaatcactACGAATGCAGTCCAAAAATCCTGTGATGAACGCATGGTATTATTGCCAAGGAACATCTACCAAAACTCACTGAGTGCAATTATAAGCAATGGAAAATACTGATGATCCAAAAATCTGTTCTAATTTTAACAGAGTATTCTTCGAGCTTGAGCAAATATAAAAGTCTGTTTGGTTTTACGCCAGGAGAAATGGCAAACTGCAGAATCGTCCTGTCAACATCTTAACTTCTATTTATAATTTGCAAAATGGTAAACCATGTGCTAAAATACAGGTACATGGACAGCACTGAGAATTCACTGCTGCAGCCTTTTTACAGGCTGCACAGTcactccaccaccacccccccaCCCAAAAGCCATGGGAACACCACATGCATCTTCTTGGACACAAAACACTGCACGAGCACAGCTAATATACTATTGTTTCCAGAACTGTAAATCATCCACCTGCACTCCTTTATCAAATATGTAAACTGCCACGCAATCGCACAGCTATGCTAAAGAGCTCAGAACATCGATGTCCACACACAAAACATACCCCAGATTCATAAGCAAAGTTTTGTCATAAATTCTAAAGCGCTTTAAAGATCAATTCAATCCTCTTAAATAGAATGGTCTTCTCACCAGTTTGAGCTGCCTTGGGTAAGTAATAACCTCCCTGTCACTATTATTTGAATTCCTGATGCAAGCCACAGTCTCTTAATGTAAGCAATCTGTAACTGTCAAAAGCATCAGATTAGCAAACAGTTGAGATTTCTACTCAGCAACAGCTTTACTCAAATTGTGTTTGTAATTTCCATCAAGTTTGCAGGACCCACCATTGTGGTGAGAAAAAGACATTGCTGGAACAGCAGTGGATTCCCACACATCCTACGTAAGGACAACTTCTAACCTGTTGAGTTCCCTGATGGCTCGCAGTCTGCGTATGTACCGACGGCAGCTGGGCAGGATGGAGAGATGATGGGCATGCAGGGTTAAGAAGAAACATTCTGTTGGGAATTTCGGATCGGAAAATGGAGACGGATCCCTGTCTACAAAACAAGTCAACAAATCAACAGTACAagtgaataaattaaaaatacgAACTGCCTTAAGGAGAGGCAAGATCTCAAactcaacttctttttttaaagcaaatatgaGCAGGCAGCATCACTAGCGCTCTATTCATACAGTACTCACAAAGCTCAGCAATCCAGGCTGTAACATCCTCCATTGTTGCTTTCACTCTTGTCTCATCTGTTGGGAGGTCAATACGACACCTGGGATGAAATATGTACATGGGATCAACCGTTTCCAGCTTGATCTTCATACTTAGTTGCTGCAGTACCCATAGGAAGTTGAGCATAAAACCATCGGTAGACACCAAACGATCATCTGTCTGCAGAGTAAGAAAGTAATTAGTTAAAGATCTAAGCATAGATATACAaagatattttctgctgtttgaacAGTATTCAACACAAACAAAGCATAAAGTTAAAGAAGAAGTGAGGAAGTATTTGCAACTGTAAGGAGGCCTTCCTGACAACTATAAGGTCATTTAGTCACTTAATGATTTATCTTTCTCTATGATTCATATTCAGTCATTCTTGTTAACATCAGGACATGGAAGTCCTAAGATAGTGAATAACACAAGCTGATCAAGTAGAtaccacagaatcatttcaGAAATGGGAAACATACTTGAAGATCTGACTGATGGCTCGACCTCCTGCCCATCACAGCACAAAAATCAAAATTCTTCTCCATATCATTCAAGAATCACCACTGAAGCAACCACCCAATGTTATTCACCCATTAACTTGATCCATAAATCACACAAAGAGCCTTCCCTTTATTTACCTGCATTTGTGCCTTTTTCATGTTGGTGTTGACGACAGCTGCCATGTAACTGAGAGCTGCCTCTCGAGTTTCACCATTCAGTAAAATGCTGTGCAGAATCTTGAACAGCTCTTGCTGCAATTTCAAGTAAAAGTTCTGTTAGGTTGCACACACCTCTCGCCATCACGTTTCTGCTTTTCTATACTTTCATGCCTAACGAATTCCACTCTCAACAACTACTGCTATTATTTGTCAAGATTATACGGACACATCAGCTATGACAGTAGTAACATAAAAGGTGTGTATGTAAGACTGTCTTGCCTCCACAGAGAAAGACTTACAGCACTCACCAACCTTTTCACCTAATTACCTTCAGCCTGGAAGATTTAATGCTTAATACAAAATCTAGATTTCTTAGATGATATTATTGATTTTTGCTAAGgcaataaaaaaaaccccacactaTTTTTGCAGCTCTTTCAATAGAAGGACACTTACCCTTGCTAGTTCCAGGTAATGCTGCAAGGACTGGCTAACAACTCGGGTGTTTTCAAGAGTGATGGCAGGTCCTGAGAAATACTTTTCAACAACTTTGTTCTGGAAGTGGAATGAACATTGTTGATCATATCAAACACTAGGAACAAAACATACTGTCACCATCCTTCTAGAACACTTACGTCATCTTCAGCAAAGACAGAGAGACTGAAAAAGGCTCCAAGGTAGGAAAGTCTCTGTAGCTCTCTTCCTGCACCTGCGCTTAAAGATTTAGGCAGCCACAAGGGCAAAGAGACAACctagaaaatacaagaaatagCAAACTGATCATAAAGCTGCCATGTCAGCCATGCTCCTTTACCTGCACTGTCACCTTTCGGTGTTTTACCACTCTCAATTCGTCAAAATTCAGTCATGCTGTGATCAAAATGGAAACATCCCCTCAGTATCAGAAATCTAAGTCACCTCCAGAACAGCTTTTCTATACTCTCAAGGAGAAAGGATCCCCATTACAAGACATTAAGTTACAATCAAACATTAGCTTCTGCAGTAGCTCTTCTTCAGAATTATAAAGAACATTATCAACATGGAACACATTAATCAACAAGGAAGTTTTACTTTGAATGATCAGTTTAGATATGCTTACCAAACTGCACATGGGGTGTGTTTTTCCAAACTTGATTTCACAGAGTTCACACAATGCCTGCAAGAAAATGGCAAGAAAAGATTACCTGTGTATAACCGGCAGACAGGTTACTTAAGAATAATAAGCTGAACACAATaaacagcctgaaaaaaaaacaatattaaaaaataaaaataaaatgtaaaaaaaaaaaatataaaatcaaacCTTTTTCCCTTAACCAGTGGAAAAAATTCCATCAAATGGTGAAGAGGTGCAAAAAAAGCTAGAGCACACCCTGCTCCCCTACTTAGTTTTTACATCTGTTTCCATCTGTCTCAAAAAAGCTAACGTCTCACACCATAGTAAGTTATTGCACTTGTTTCAAAGTTAGCTGTGCAAATTATTTGCTTGATCAGAACATAACAACGTCTTTGCTGGACTCCTGAACTGCCACATAAAAGTcagtaacaataataaataGAGCAATTGTACTATACATACAGCAAGGCCTTTGTCTTTTGAGTCAGAGTGGAAAAATGTCAGATGAACACAGTAGCCAGAAACAAAGAATCCTATCCCAGATCTCTAACTCACtttacactgcagcacagagaaaagaaagcagttatAACAGACAAATTTGAAAACACAAGAATACTGTAGGCTTTCACATATCCCACTTCTCCTGTTACATGTTCTCATACCTCAATTACACCACAGCTGGTCACTATTATTCCATCCTCTTGGTGAACACTGTGCGACTAAAGATTATCAAAATTGAGTATCATTGTCAAGTAGTCCTTACTCTGCCTGACTGACAGATTTGCAACAGTTTGTGATTTAAGTGACCAAGAAACAAATACCAGaacaggaaaactgaaaacaaataactgAACAAGAGAAGATGGCTGTTCTTGCAGAAGTGTTCCAGTCACTCAGTTTGATTGCCAGCACACATCCTAGTCACGTTTATTTCCCCAGGTACAAATGAAGCCCAAGATATGAagaactgccttttttttttgtgacacGATTCACTAAAGATCTTAAGATCTGAAGGTGCAGCTGACAACACTCAGTTTAGTCAAGAATTCAGCTTGCTCCTCTGTGGTCAAGCACACTGTTCACAAGATTTGTTTGTcaataaaagcagcaggagggaaagaTCCAGGAACTAAAATATGcacttaaaagaaacaacaaacctTTCCAGCCAGGGAATATTACAGTATTTCCCTACAGCATACAGCCATCAATCCATATAACGTTGGTTTTAATGCAATATATATTAACTTGCCGCAAGAGCAACAAATATTGGTATGGATATTACTCCTTATTTCCCAGAGTTAAATTTGGTGAAATTTAACATCTACAGTGTTTAAATAAACATACATGATGAAGCCCTTACATTCAATTTGTTTTACGTAAAGCAActcagataaatattttaatagccCATTATACAAAGTCTGCTGTGCCATAGATTTAGGTATTACGGGCATTACACTCACATTAAACTTCCAGTGTGGAGTTTGAAATTAACCAAATGGAGTCCAAAAATGGTAAAGTGTATTATCTTGCATAGAATTTGCCCATAACCAGTCATGGTTAAGCAAATCTTCTAGAAAAGAACAGTCCTTACCATAAGGGGGTACTTAAAATTGTCACTATCAAGGGAGCATTCTTTGGAAGCTATAGCCAGGCCTTGCAGGATGGGGATAAAgatctgtaaaaacaaacaagtagaTTAGATAATTAAGGAATAACTCTAATCACCATCTGCACTAAATGCGCTCTCACTCTTCAAATACTGCAAGcacacaatggaaaaaaataagatcttttctctgaatttctatcaaGTTAAGTCAAGTGACATTCCAATGCCTGAATGCATAAGGGTATCAGTGCTAAAAATACCCACCTTTCAGCCAACTGTTTTGCTTAAAGCTCTGAAATAAGATCCCTGAATTGCATGTTAATTATGCACATGAACACGCAGAAGCACCGTGGAGGTCTCCAATGGTTTGGCAGCCCTCGGGGTAATTACCAGTTTGCCTCTATGCTTGGGGAAATCACATTGCTCGGATTTTCACGTCATCTACCAAGTTGGTTTTGTGCTGGGAAATTTTAATTGTGGCAAGAGTAGAGATATCAAGCAGTATTAATGCATTATTGAGAGAGGAAAGCATGGCAGGAGCTTACTAATCCAAAGTAATGACACCTGGCCTTAAGCCCCAGTCACACCGCTCTGACAGCACACAAAAAGGTAGTAATATTTTGTTAGATAATAACTTGAATAACTAGAATGACAAAATAGTGAAAGTCAGTCTTTTCACATCATTATGAATGAGTTACAAAGCAAACTCTATTCGTTTAACAGTTTGTTAGGCCTTGAAATAACAGGTCTAGAACTGTGAGATGCAGAATAAACCTTTGAAAATGCACCCCCTGGATACAGCAAGTGGTTAAGATCCCACAATTccacttatttctttttttttcccttaattaaTGTCTTACCTGTTTGAACACCTCTTCATCTTGGTAAGTTGTTCTCACCAGTTCTTGGATGAAGCCAAACGGGAGATTCCTACACAGCATATATGGTACCAGCAAAGACTGCTGCTGCAATGACCTTTATTTGTGCAAAAGAGATCCAAAGCTATTGATTATACACAGGAAAAACATCCAAGTCAGCACATTGGAAGATGTGCCAGAAAGTAGATGATCAATACGTGGGCACCTGCTCCGTTCAGAAATAACCAGCCTTGCCTTCTCTAGTTACTGGTGTAGAGATTATTCCGAAGCAGATATTGCTGCCAACATCACACTTTCATTTAATGAGGCCGGAAGAAAATAATGGCTTCAGTGTAGTAATTGGTTCTCCCTTTACTCCTCTCATGAAAGGACCCTTTGTTATGCTCAACTAGTGAAAGAACaaccttttttgttgttggacCAGCATTAAGATAAGAACCTAAGGTTGGTCTTTTCTGAATTAACGCAGTCATTGCTTTTAACAGCACCCTAAGTTTCTGAAGAAGtatcttttgttctttattaCACAGATAAAACATACTCCAGTATCAACATTGATTCCTATAAAGACAAAACTACTCTCACTGCATGAAGGAGAACTGGTACAGCTTTCAAGATAATAGAAGCATCTGAAAACAGAGTTGCTTAAACTTATCTCCACCAAGGTATTAGTGGGGACACCATCTAGAGGTAAAGCAAGAATGATTCCTCTGGTCCATACACATATCCTGC includes:
- the UBE4B gene encoding ubiquitin conjugation factor E4 B isoform X1, which gives rise to MEELSADEIRRRRLARLAGGPSSQPSTPLTSPQRETPPGPPAAAPTPGPSHSLGLNVHSMTPATSPIGASGVAHRSQSSEGVSSLSSSPSNSLETQSQSLSRSQSMDIDSVSCEKSMSQVDVDSGIENMEVDENDRREKRSLTDKEPLSGSEVSEEQALQLVCKIFRVSWKDRDRDVIFLNSLSAQFKQNPKEVFSDFKDLIGQILMEVLMMSTQSRDENPFASLTATSQPIAAAARSPDRSLILNTGSNPGTSPMFCNVGSFGSSSLSSVGGSGSLSVCDSCSDHFTIENCKETEMLNYLIECFDRVGIEERKAPKMCSQPTVSQLLSNIRSQCISHAALVLQGSLTQPRSLQQQSLLVPYMLCRNLPFGFIQELVRTTYQDEEVFKQIFIPILQGLAIASKECSLDSDNFKYPLMALCELCEIKFGKTHPMCSLVVSLPLWLPKSLSAGAGRELQRLSYLGAFFSLSVFAEDDNKVVEKYFSGPAITLENTRVVSQSLQHYLELARQELFKILHSILLNGETREAALSYMAAVVNTNMKKAQMQTDDRLVSTDGFMLNFLWVLQQLSMKIKLETVDPMYIFHPRCRIDLPTDETRVKATMEDVTAWIAELYRDPSPFSDPKFPTECFFLTLHAHHLSILPSCRRYIRRLRAIRELNRTVEDLKNNESQWKDSPLATRHREMLKRCKTQLKKLVRCKACADAGLLDENFLRRCLNFYGMVIQLMLRILDPAYPNIKLPLTLEVPKVFAALPEFYVEDVAEFLFFIVQYAPQVLYEPCTQDIVMFLVVMLCNQNYIRNPYLVAKLVEVMFMTNPAVQPRTQKFFEMIENHPLSTKLLVPSLMKFYTDVEHTGATSEFYDKFTIRYHISTIFKSLWQNIAHHGTFMEEFNSGKQFVRYINMLINDTTFLLDESLESLKRIHEVQEEMKNKEQWDLLPRDQQQARQSQLAQDERVSRSYLALATETVDMFHILTKQVQKPFLRPELGPRLAAMLNFNLQQLCGPKCRDLKVENPEKYGFEPKKLLDQLTDIYLQLDCARFAKAIADDQRSYSKELFEEVISKMRKAGIKSTIAIEKFKLLAEKVEEIVAKNARAEIDYSDAPDEFRDPLMDTLMTDPVRLPSGTIMDRSIILRHLLNSSTDPFNRQTLTENMLEPVPELKEQIQAWMRDKQNADH
- the UBE4B gene encoding ubiquitin conjugation factor E4 B isoform X2, coding for MEELSADEIRRRRLARLAGGPSSQPSTPLTSPQRETPPGPPAAAPTPGPSHSLGLNVHSMTPATSPIGASGVAHRSQSSEGVSSLSSSPSNSLETQSQSLSRSQSMDIDSVSCEKSMSQVDVDSGIENMEVDENDRREKRSLTDKEPLSGSEVSEEQALQLVCKIFRVSWKDRDRDVIFLNSLSAQFKQNPKEVFSDFKDLIGQILMEVLMMSTQSRDENPFASLTATSQPIAAAARSPDRSLILNTGSNPGTSPMFCNVGSFGSSSLSSLYGTSPAPTTNFTSYVPMTGSSLTPPASSVATTSVPSITVSSHLTATSPSWTQPSSPRYRPYTVAHSGGFSASSTPRSLNISIPASSSPPVMAASPPAVPLTAPRQRPTTMGPPLFTASPSTLRRRSSLLNRIPSSIYDNPFSLLFLGVSDVSEDSSDEENEDDDFSCVQFGSSVGGSGSLSVCDSCSDHFTIENCKETEMLNYLIECFDRVGIEERKAPKMCSQPTVSQLLSNIRSQCISHAALVLQGSLTQPRSLQQQSLLVPYMLCRNLPFGFIQELVRTTYQDEEVFKQIFIPILQGLAIASKECSLDSDNFKYPLMALCELCEIKFGKTHPMCSLVVSLPLWLPKSLSAGAGRELQRLSYLGAFFSLSVFAEDDNKVVEKYFSGPAITLENTRVVSQSLQHYLELARQELFKILHSILLNGETREAALSYMAAVVNTNMKKAQMQTDDRLVSTDGFMLNFLWVLQQLSMKIKLETVDPMYIFHPRCRIDLPTDETRVKATMEDVTAWIAELYRDPSPFSDPKFPTECFFLTLHAHHLSILPSCRRYIRRLRAIRELNRTVEDLKNNESQWKDSPLATRHREMLKRCKTQLKKLVRCKACADAGLLDENFLRRCLNFYGMVIQLMLRILDPAYPNIKLPLTLEVPKVFAALPEFYVEDVAEFLFFIVQYAPQVLYEPCTQDIVMFLVVMLCNQNYIRNPYLVAKLVEVMFMTNPAVQPRTQKFFEMIENHPLSTKLLVPSLMKFYTDVEHTGATSEFYDKFTIRYHISTIFKSLWQNIAHHGTFMEEFNSGKQFVRYINMLINDTTFLLDESLESLKRIHEVQEEMKNKEQWDLLPRDQQQARQSQLAQDERVSRSYLALATETVDMFHILTKQVQKPFLRPELGPRLAAMLNFNLQQLCGPKCRDLKVENPEKYGFEPKKLLDQLTDIYLQLDCARFAKAIADDQRSYSKELFEEVISKMRKAGIKSTIAIEKFKLLAEKVEEIVAKNARAEIDYSDAPDEFRDPLMDTLMTDPVRLPSGTIMDRSIILRHLLNSSTDPFNRQTLTENMLEPVPELKEQIQAWMRDKQNADH